A part of Agromyces protaetiae genomic DNA contains:
- a CDS encoding ATP-dependent Clp protease ATP-binding subunit, with protein MPEDFNEAGQNSFDEFLSRYLAGEQARQARSIDLSRFLTSRTQSILQQAGRFALERGQTDLDALHILRVIVDDESVQNAIKRVGASPERIITATEARLPQATETADINAATITPSASRALFHSYQVARSSGSTYIDPEHLFFALVLGQDAPAGQVLARAGVTAEALTQGMRENVAAGEVIEDEQGEQETSATPMLDKFGTDLTVLAENGELDPVIGRVDEIEQTIEILSRRTKNNPVLVGEAGVGKTAIVEGLARAIVEESVPEALLNKRVVALDLPAMLAGTRYRGDFEERLTKVMEEIAEHKSELIVFIDEVHTVVGAGGAGDGGMDAGNILKPRLARGELHLVGATTLKEYRQIEKDPALERRFQPVRVGEPSIEDAVLILQGLKPAYERHHGVEYTDAALRAAVELSDRYLSDRVLPDKAIDLIDQAGARLRLRLGVKVDVSELIERLATLEADKNAAVTAEHYEEASRIRDEIQKVQDRLDAATASGRATAGTQDTVIDEAQIAAVISRATGIPVNRLTETERERLGSLEQELHARVIGQDDAVTAVAKAVRRNRTGMGDAKRPVGSFLFLGPTGVGKTELARSLADRLFDDEGAIIRFDMSEFGERHTVSRLVGAPPGYVGYDEAGQLTERVRRNPYSIVLFDEIEKAHPDVFNLLLQVLDDGRLTDGQGRTVDFRNTVVIMTSNLGSEFLASRSGALGFVASTDGSGFSSADDVKARVMGKVREAMRPEFLNRIDEIVLFQKLSQGEIAQIVRLMLGATEGRLAAREVGFEVTDAAIAWLGEHGYEPEYGARPLRRLIQREVDDRIADLFVTGDLGDGEAVNVDASDGALIVASVPRAFAEVKLAA; from the coding sequence GTGCCCGAAGACTTCAACGAGGCCGGCCAGAACTCATTCGACGAGTTCCTGAGCCGCTACCTCGCGGGTGAGCAGGCCAGGCAGGCGCGGTCGATCGACCTCAGCCGGTTCCTGACCTCGCGCACCCAGAGCATCCTGCAGCAGGCAGGACGATTCGCACTCGAGCGCGGACAGACCGATCTCGATGCACTGCACATCCTGCGCGTGATCGTCGACGACGAGAGCGTGCAGAACGCGATCAAGCGCGTGGGCGCGAGCCCCGAGCGCATCATCACGGCCACCGAGGCGCGCCTTCCGCAGGCGACCGAGACGGCCGACATCAACGCCGCCACGATCACCCCGAGCGCGAGCCGGGCGCTGTTCCACAGCTACCAGGTCGCGCGCTCTTCCGGATCGACCTACATCGACCCCGAGCACCTCTTCTTCGCGCTCGTCCTCGGTCAGGATGCCCCGGCCGGCCAGGTGCTCGCACGTGCGGGCGTCACGGCCGAGGCGTTGACGCAGGGCATGCGCGAGAACGTCGCGGCAGGCGAGGTCATCGAAGACGAGCAAGGTGAGCAGGAGACATCCGCCACCCCCATGCTCGACAAGTTCGGCACCGACCTCACCGTACTTGCCGAGAACGGCGAGCTCGACCCGGTCATCGGCCGCGTCGACGAGATCGAGCAGACGATCGAGATCTTGAGCCGCCGCACGAAGAACAACCCCGTCCTCGTGGGCGAGGCCGGTGTCGGCAAGACCGCGATCGTCGAGGGCTTGGCCCGAGCGATCGTCGAGGAGAGCGTGCCCGAGGCGCTGCTGAACAAGCGCGTCGTCGCACTCGACTTGCCGGCGATGCTCGCGGGCACCCGCTACCGCGGCGACTTCGAAGAGCGCCTCACCAAGGTCATGGAGGAGATCGCCGAGCACAAGAGCGAGCTCATCGTCTTCATCGACGAGGTGCACACGGTCGTCGGCGCAGGCGGCGCCGGTGACGGCGGCATGGACGCGGGAAACATCCTGAAGCCGCGCCTCGCGCGCGGTGAGCTCCACCTCGTCGGCGCGACGACCCTCAAGGAGTACCGCCAGATCGAGAAGGACCCGGCGTTGGAGCGCCGCTTCCAGCCGGTCCGCGTCGGCGAGCCGTCGATCGAGGACGCCGTGCTGATCCTGCAGGGCCTGAAGCCCGCGTACGAGCGGCACCACGGCGTCGAGTACACGGATGCCGCGCTGCGCGCCGCCGTCGAGCTCAGCGACCGCTACCTCAGCGACCGCGTCCTGCCCGACAAGGCGATCGACCTCATCGACCAGGCGGGCGCGCGACTGCGCCTGCGACTGGGAGTGAAGGTGGATGTCTCCGAGCTCATCGAGCGGCTCGCGACCCTCGAGGCCGACAAGAACGCCGCCGTCACGGCCGAGCACTACGAGGAGGCGTCGCGCATCCGCGACGAGATCCAGAAGGTGCAGGACCGGCTCGACGCGGCGACGGCCTCCGGCCGGGCGACGGCAGGCACGCAAGACACCGTCATCGACGAGGCGCAGATCGCCGCGGTGATCTCGCGGGCCACCGGCATCCCGGTGAACCGCCTCACCGAGACCGAGCGCGAGCGCCTCGGTTCGCTCGAACAGGAGCTGCACGCGCGCGTCATCGGCCAGGATGACGCGGTCACCGCCGTCGCGAAGGCCGTGCGCCGCAACCGCACGGGCATGGGCGACGCGAAGCGTCCGGTGGGGTCGTTCCTCTTCCTCGGCCCGACCGGCGTCGGCAAGACCGAGCTCGCACGCTCGCTCGCCGACCGGCTGTTCGACGACGAGGGCGCAATCATCCGCTTCGACATGAGCGAGTTCGGCGAACGCCACACGGTGTCGCGCCTGGTCGGTGCCCCTCCCGGGTACGTCGGCTACGACGAGGCCGGGCAACTCACAGAGCGCGTGCGGCGCAACCCATACTCGATCGTGCTGTTCGACGAGATCGAGAAGGCCCACCCCGACGTCTTCAACCTGCTCCTGCAGGTGCTCGACGACGGACGCCTGACCGACGGTCAGGGTCGCACGGTCGACTTCCGCAACACGGTCGTCATCATGACGAGCAACTTGGGAAGTGAGTTCCTGGCGAGCAGGTCGGGTGCGCTCGGGTTCGTGGCGTCGACGGATGGCTCGGGCTTCTCCTCTGCCGACGACGTGAAGGCTCGCGTCATGGGCAAGGTCCGCGAGGCCATGCGCCCCGAGTTCCTGAACCGCATCGACGAGATCGTGCTGTTCCAGAAGCTCTCGCAGGGTGAGATCGCGCAGATCGTGCGGCTCATGCTCGGTGCGACCGAGGGTCGCCTCGCGGCTCGTGAGGTCGGGTTCGAGGTCACCGACGCCGCGATCGCGTGGCTCGGCGAGCACGGGTACGAGCCCGAGTACGGCGCCCGCCCGCTCCGCAGGCTCATCCAGCGCGAGGTCGACGACCGCATCGCCGACCTGTTCGTCACGGGCGACCTGGGCGACGGCGAGGCCGTGAATGTGGATGCCTCGGACGGCGCGCTCATCGTGGCATCCGTGCCGCGCGCGTTCGCCGAGGTGAAGCTCGCGGCCTAG
- a CDS encoding type II toxin-antitoxin system Phd/YefM family antitoxin, with the protein MSMLSSREFNNDVAGAKRRAAHEPVVITDRGEPAFVLMSMQEYRRLRAPKQNIVEALRMSEDIPFETPRVGIDLRVPEL; encoded by the coding sequence ATGTCCATGCTCAGCTCGCGCGAATTCAACAACGATGTCGCCGGGGCGAAGCGACGCGCAGCGCACGAGCCCGTCGTGATCACCGACCGCGGGGAGCCGGCGTTCGTGCTGATGTCGATGCAGGAGTACCGCCGACTCCGCGCCCCGAAGCAGAACATCGTCGAAGCGCTCCGCATGAGCGAAGACATCCCGTTCGAGACGCCTCGCGTCGGTATCGATCTGCGGGTGCCCGAGCTGTGA
- a CDS encoding type II toxin-antitoxin system VapC family toxin: MSWLLDTNIISELRRPTAVANPGVVEWAASQDPDSLYLSAITVLELEIGVRRKERTDAVQGAMLRRWLDGDVLPTFSGRIVSVDTAVAVRAGTLHVPDPRPERDALIAATATVHGLTVVTRNIRDFADLGATLLNPWSD; encoded by the coding sequence GTGAGTTGGCTGCTCGACACCAACATCATCAGCGAACTCCGCCGCCCGACCGCCGTCGCGAATCCCGGCGTCGTCGAGTGGGCGGCTTCACAAGACCCCGACTCGCTCTACCTTTCAGCCATCACGGTGCTCGAACTCGAAATCGGCGTGAGGCGCAAAGAGCGAACCGACGCGGTGCAAGGTGCGATGCTCCGGCGCTGGCTCGACGGCGACGTGCTGCCGACGTTCAGCGGTCGCATCGTTTCCGTCGACACCGCGGTCGCGGTACGCGCGGGAACACTGCACGTGCCCGACCCACGGCCAGAACGTGATGCGCTCATCGCCGCGACCGCGACGGTGCACGGCCTCACCGTCGTCACCCGCAACATCAGGGACTTCGCAGATCTCGGCGCGACTCTGCTGAACCCCTGGAGCGACTGA
- a CDS encoding HNH endonuclease — protein MTAVIADASVGLPARAVSPSELLELDLSTDLDAIVELERSIRIAQAEQLRLVRRARETAALLEGVHDGSTSTDREFATRSFIAELATALVVPEVRASGMLGDAVCLERLPETSAAFARGDLGLAHVQAVIEATSGASAALSARLEAEAIERAPRQTPPALRRALRRFRERFEPVPLEERRAAAERDRRVCVEPARDGMAWLSVFMRAERAYAIKDRLDALAADAADASSSPVDTRTRAQRCADIAANLLLAGALAEGEFAAVTQPGLVKPRVLVTVPVFTLMGLSEEPADLDGYGPIDADTARRLAADAPSFTRILTHPETGAFLSYGRTTYRVPADLAGYLAVRDGGCRFPGCGRRARESDIDHTVDWARGGETRHDNLAHLCRSHHRLKHHTRWRMEQETGGVVRWRGPSGREVLSPPPLSSSPIR, from the coding sequence ATGACAGCGGTGATTGCGGATGCCTCGGTGGGGCTGCCTGCGCGCGCGGTGTCGCCGTCTGAGCTGCTCGAACTCGACCTTTCCACCGACCTCGACGCGATCGTCGAGCTCGAACGCAGCATCCGCATCGCGCAGGCCGAGCAACTGCGGCTCGTGCGCCGCGCCCGCGAGACCGCCGCGCTGCTCGAGGGCGTGCATGACGGCAGCACGTCGACCGACCGTGAGTTCGCGACGCGCTCGTTCATCGCCGAGCTCGCGACCGCGCTCGTCGTGCCCGAGGTGCGGGCGTCGGGCATGCTCGGCGATGCCGTGTGCCTCGAGCGTCTGCCCGAGACATCCGCCGCCTTCGCGCGCGGAGACCTCGGCCTCGCACACGTGCAGGCCGTCATCGAGGCGACCTCCGGGGCATCCGCTGCGCTTTCGGCGCGACTCGAAGCCGAGGCGATCGAGCGCGCCCCGCGGCAGACTCCCCCTGCTCTTCGCCGAGCGCTCCGCCGCTTCCGTGAGCGGTTCGAGCCCGTGCCGCTCGAAGAGCGCCGTGCCGCCGCCGAGCGCGACCGGCGCGTGTGCGTCGAGCCCGCGCGCGACGGCATGGCGTGGCTGAGCGTCTTCATGCGCGCCGAGCGCGCGTACGCGATCAAGGATCGGCTCGATGCGCTCGCAGCTGACGCTGCTGATGCTTCATCGTCGCCGGTCGACACCCGTACGCGTGCGCAGCGGTGCGCCGACATCGCCGCCAACCTGCTCCTCGCGGGCGCGCTCGCCGAAGGCGAGTTCGCCGCCGTCACGCAGCCCGGCCTCGTGAAGCCGCGAGTGCTCGTCACCGTGCCCGTCTTCACGCTCATGGGTCTCTCCGAAGAGCCGGCCGACCTCGACGGCTACGGCCCGATCGACGCCGACACGGCCCGCCGCCTCGCGGCCGACGCGCCCTCGTTCACGCGAATCCTGACCCACCCCGAGACCGGCGCGTTCTTATCGTACGGCCGCACGACTTACCGCGTTCCCGCCGACCTCGCGGGCTACCTCGCCGTGCGCGACGGCGGCTGCCGCTTCCCGGGCTGCGGCCGTCGCGCCCGCGAGAGCGACATCGACCACACCGTCGACTGGGCCCGCGGCGGTGAGACGCGGCACGACAACCTTGCGCATCTGTGCCGGTCGCATCACCGGTTGAAACACCACACACGGTGGCGGATGGAGCAGGAGACGGGTGGGGTTGTGCGGTGGCGGGGGCCGAGTGGGCGGGAGGTGCTGTCGCCGCCGCCGCTGTCGAGTTCGCCGATCCGCTGA
- a CDS encoding VOC family protein: protein MTVIRLDNVAIVVEDLDAAIAFFTDLGLEFEDRAQIEGEFADRTVGLDGVRSEIAMLRTPDGHGRLELTTYAHPEASFSEPRTPPPNTLGLHRLMFAVDDIDATVARLRAHGAEVLDAIAQYEDSYRLCYLRGPNGIIVALAEQIGREAPPAAAPSA, encoded by the coding sequence ATGACCGTCATCCGCCTCGACAACGTCGCCATCGTCGTCGAAGACCTCGACGCGGCGATCGCCTTCTTCACCGACCTCGGGCTCGAGTTCGAGGACCGCGCGCAGATCGAGGGCGAGTTCGCCGACCGCACGGTCGGGCTCGACGGCGTACGCAGCGAGATCGCCATGCTGCGCACGCCAGACGGCCACGGCCGGCTCGAGCTCACGACGTACGCGCACCCCGAAGCATCCTTCTCCGAACCGCGCACCCCGCCGCCGAACACGCTCGGGCTGCACCGGCTCATGTTCGCCGTCGACGACATCGACGCGACCGTCGCGCGCCTGCGCGCGCACGGGGCCGAGGTGCTCGACGCGATCGCGCAGTACGAGGACTCCTACCGGCTGTGCTACCTGCGCGGGCCGAATGGCATCATCGTCGCCCTCGCCGAGCAGATCGGCCGCGAGGCGCCACCGGCGGCAGCCCCGTCCGCTTGA
- a CDS encoding DUF805 domain-containing protein translates to MSFGTAIQTVLRKYAEFEGRAGRPEFWWWILFSALVGSALSVFNVIPIGDASVGAIFSGLWGVAVLLPTLAVLVRRLRDAGYGWGHAFWLLVPIAGLIVLAIMCSQPTKP, encoded by the coding sequence ATGTCATTCGGCACCGCGATCCAGACCGTACTCCGCAAGTACGCCGAGTTCGAGGGCCGCGCCGGGCGCCCCGAATTCTGGTGGTGGATCCTCTTTTCCGCCCTCGTAGGCAGCGCCCTCAGCGTGTTCAACGTCATCCCGATCGGCGACGCGTCGGTCGGCGCGATCTTCTCGGGCCTCTGGGGCGTCGCCGTGCTGCTCCCGACGCTCGCGGTGCTCGTCCGCCGTCTGCGCGACGCGGGCTACGGATGGGGCCACGCCTTCTGGCTCCTCGTGCCGATCGCGGGCCTCATCGTGCTCGCGATCATGTGCTCGCAGCCGACGAAGCCCTGA
- a CDS encoding nuclease-related domain-containing protein, translated as MLDYLPEGGDESAHLLPRDIRSNDLRARIPAQSLIEKLVELEHRGERGEQESWHRGAVGERYVADLLKGLGPEWTVLHSVPVGKDGSDIDHVLIGPPGVFTINTKHHPGKSVWVAGRALRVDNQPKHYLTHAIHEADRAQRLLSKATGFTVEVVGIIVIVSATLTIRERPHSDGAQIGVVRAADLLSTVQVPRGYNDEQVAKIVDAAIRPETWSPVKPRAVSDPAALLAQFAAIDARMRTRTRMPRPATNAPRPRPSTPGPSTRDSCLGAFVKFLGILALIAAALWALTIGLPMLLSAAATSAQTQQGERAEEARQAEFTALAQAAGTAAIALDANSPGGVRPTKLKITPLGSRLVIADTEVFLADLPAGTTGDYTTTPDGLSYTLTLVGPKYGTTVTVSPETGVVAG; from the coding sequence ATGCTCGACTACCTCCCGGAAGGCGGAGACGAATCCGCGCACCTACTGCCCCGAGACATCCGTTCTAATGACCTCCGTGCGCGCATTCCGGCCCAGTCGCTCATCGAGAAGCTCGTCGAACTGGAACACCGCGGCGAACGCGGCGAACAGGAATCGTGGCACCGCGGAGCCGTCGGCGAGCGCTACGTCGCCGACCTCCTGAAGGGCCTCGGGCCGGAATGGACCGTCCTCCACTCGGTGCCGGTCGGCAAGGACGGCAGCGACATCGACCACGTGCTCATCGGCCCACCTGGCGTCTTCACGATCAACACAAAGCATCACCCGGGCAAGAGCGTGTGGGTCGCCGGGAGGGCCCTTCGGGTCGACAACCAGCCGAAACACTACCTGACGCACGCGATCCACGAGGCCGATCGCGCACAACGGCTCCTCTCGAAGGCGACGGGGTTCACCGTGGAAGTCGTCGGGATCATCGTCATCGTCAGCGCGACTCTCACGATCCGCGAACGGCCGCACAGCGACGGCGCGCAGATCGGCGTGGTTCGGGCAGCGGACCTCCTCAGCACCGTGCAGGTGCCGCGCGGGTACAACGACGAGCAGGTCGCGAAGATCGTCGATGCGGCCATTCGGCCGGAGACGTGGTCGCCGGTGAAACCGCGTGCGGTTTCCGATCCCGCCGCGCTGCTCGCGCAGTTCGCGGCGATCGATGCGCGGATGCGTACGAGGACGCGGATGCCTCGTCCCGCAACGAATGCCCCTCGCCCACGCCCATCCACGCCGGGTCCGTCGACGCGGGACAGTTGCTTGGGTGCGTTCGTCAAGTTCCTGGGGATCCTCGCGCTGATCGCGGCAGCGCTCTGGGCCCTGACGATCGGGTTGCCGATGCTCTTGAGCGCGGCCGCGACATCCGCTCAAACGCAGCAGGGCGAGCGCGCCGAAGAGGCGCGGCAGGCCGAGTTCACCGCACTCGCCCAGGCTGCGGGTACGGCGGCAATCGCACTCGATGCGAACAGCCCGGGCGGCGTACGCCCGACGAAACTGAAGATCACCCCGCTCGGTTCTCGACTCGTGATAGCCGATACCGAGGTCTTCCTCGCCGATCTCCCCGCCGGCACGACGGGCGACTACACGACGACACCCGACGGCCTCTCGTACACGCTGACTCTCGTCGGCCCGAAGTACGGCACGACTGTGACGGTCTCCCCCGAAACCGGTGTCGTCGCGGGCTGA
- a CDS encoding LysR family transcriptional regulator, translating into MKRLERDTRVALLERAGRGVVLTDAARQLVTSSATVLADLERIEADLHLAGGRADGDAGADGRARRVTGEVRIGAFSTSVRGLLIDVLPRLRAEHPGLTVPLRESEPWETVALVASGQRDLGIVHRWGGVALAMPDHLVETPLFTDVADVILRRDHPLAGRTELAPIDLAHEDWIATFDSTICRQWLRRLFDGVSNAPRIVHESMEFENHLELVRAGLGVALVPRLGRPPLHDDLVALPTVDPVSTRGVSAVHRRSQADSPALQAVLDAVRVGAEGLG; encoded by the coding sequence ATCAAGCGGCTCGAGCGCGACACGCGCGTCGCGCTGCTCGAGCGCGCCGGTCGCGGGGTCGTGCTGACGGATGCCGCGCGACAGCTCGTGACCTCGTCGGCGACCGTGCTCGCCGACCTCGAACGGATCGAGGCCGATCTGCACCTCGCGGGAGGTCGGGCTGACGGCGACGCCGGCGCCGACGGCCGCGCACGCCGCGTCACCGGCGAAGTGCGCATCGGCGCGTTCTCGACGTCGGTGCGGGGCCTCCTCATCGACGTGCTCCCGCGGTTGCGGGCGGAGCATCCGGGGCTCACGGTGCCGCTCCGCGAGAGCGAGCCGTGGGAGACCGTCGCGCTCGTGGCATCCGGCCAACGCGATCTCGGCATCGTGCACCGCTGGGGCGGCGTCGCGCTCGCGATGCCCGACCACCTCGTCGAGACGCCGCTCTTCACCGACGTCGCCGACGTCATCCTGCGGCGCGACCACCCGCTTGCGGGACGCACTGAGCTCGCGCCGATCGACCTCGCCCATGAGGACTGGATCGCGACGTTCGACTCCACGATCTGCCGGCAATGGCTGCGGCGCCTGTTCGACGGCGTCTCGAACGCGCCGCGGATCGTGCACGAATCGATGGAGTTCGAGAACCACCTCGAACTCGTGCGCGCCGGCCTCGGCGTGGCGCTCGTGCCCAGGCTCGGGCGGCCGCCACTGCACGACGACTTGGTCGCTCTGCCGACCGTCGACCCCGTGTCGACCCGCGGCGTGTCGGCGGTGCACCGGCGCAGTCAGGCGGACTCGCCCGCGTTGCAGGCGGTGCTCGATGCGGTGCGGGTGGGGGCGGAGGGGCTCGGCTGA
- a CDS encoding phospholipase: MNSAEHVEVGDSIEIALPDGTRVSAASTPIIEVGGVPLTYGEIVALGGDFYGSATPISDLGSADVRAARFADAFGQLETERAEPLTRIRDILRLEQRAIADARAATPPHEPSTAYAALGDSLSLQWSEVADKQGPSYGELLYGNLDHFGDDARTAYRVGHRAAVEAASAATETSALLRAYAMNAFADHFLTDLFAAGHVRTPRRALAELPGAPIPASGLLALVMHDEDNRLGLDVTNARGDRWTAYGDAQELDARSARNRESAIEAVQASVDDVFRAFQQGRADASDAPDASEPAALALAPVADADAEAPGRNHAPLFRVEADRAVLRRGGVAGNWPDQGDWSFTTDWALLPMVETILRGMVADGAQANFAHAIAADLGITP; encoded by the coding sequence GTGAACAGCGCAGAGCACGTCGAAGTCGGCGATTCGATCGAGATCGCCCTCCCCGACGGCACTCGCGTCTCGGCCGCTTCGACGCCGATCATCGAGGTCGGCGGCGTGCCGCTCACCTACGGCGAGATCGTCGCGCTCGGCGGCGACTTCTACGGCAGCGCGACGCCGATCTCCGACCTCGGCAGCGCCGACGTGCGGGCCGCCCGCTTCGCGGACGCGTTCGGCCAGCTCGAAACCGAGCGAGCCGAACCGCTCACGCGCATCCGCGACATCCTGCGCCTCGAACAGCGCGCGATCGCCGACGCGCGCGCCGCGACGCCGCCGCACGAGCCGTCGACGGCGTACGCGGCGCTCGGCGACTCGCTCTCGCTCCAGTGGTCGGAGGTCGCCGACAAGCAAGGCCCGAGCTACGGCGAGTTGCTCTATGGAAACCTCGACCACTTCGGCGACGACGCGCGTACCGCGTATCGGGTCGGGCATCGGGCTGCGGTCGAGGCGGCGAGCGCCGCCACCGAGACATCCGCGCTGCTTCGCGCCTACGCGATGAACGCGTTCGCCGACCACTTCCTCACCGACCTCTTCGCGGCGGGCCACGTGCGCACGCCGCGGCGCGCGCTCGCCGAGCTGCCGGGCGCGCCGATCCCGGCCTCCGGCCTCCTCGCGCTCGTCATGCACGACGAGGACAACCGGCTCGGCCTCGACGTGACGAACGCGCGCGGCGACCGCTGGACGGCCTACGGCGACGCCCAGGAGCTCGACGCGCGCAGCGCGCGCAATCGCGAGTCGGCGATCGAGGCGGTGCAGGCGTCGGTCGACGACGTCTTCCGCGCGTTCCAGCAGGGGCGGGCGGATGCCTCTGATGCACCGGATGCCTCGGAGCCGGCCGCGCTCGCGCTCGCTCCCGTCGCCGACGCCGACGCCGAAGCGCCCGGCCGCAACCACGCGCCGCTGTTCCGCGTCGAGGCCGACCGCGCCGTCTTGCGCCGGGGCGGCGTCGCCGGGAACTGGCCCGACCAGGGCGACTGGTCGTTCACGACCGACTGGGCGCTCCTCCCGATGGTCGAGACGATCCTCCGCGGCATGGTCGCGGACGGCGCGCAGGCCAACTTCGCGCATGCGATCGCCGCGGATCTCGGGATCACCCCGTAG